One Rhodospirillaceae bacterium genomic region harbors:
- a CDS encoding biotin--[acetyl-CoA-carboxylase] ligase, with the protein MSGSASLPSPYKLISLDCIDSTNEEAKRMAMDGAPEGTVVWAREQTAGRGRRGRSWTSDSGNLYCSILLRPDCHAFKAMQLSFVAALGMAEAVASVLPKGTFVNCKWPNDVLVEGRKVSGILLESQTVPLGGMDWLIIGAGLNIASFPEDVEFPATSLLRERAKNVTVEMMLETFCLRFLAGYVTWKKLGFQPTRKAWLRRAAWFGKEITVRLEKETLIGEFKALDRDGALILLHNGDERRITAGDIFV; encoded by the coding sequence ATGAGCGGTAGCGCCAGTCTTCCAAGCCCTTACAAACTGATTTCTCTTGATTGTATCGACAGCACCAATGAAGAGGCCAAGCGGATGGCCATGGATGGCGCGCCCGAGGGCACGGTCGTATGGGCCAGGGAGCAGACGGCAGGGCGCGGCAGACGAGGCCGAAGCTGGACCTCAGATTCCGGTAACCTCTACTGTTCCATTTTACTAAGGCCCGATTGTCATGCCTTCAAGGCCATGCAATTGAGTTTTGTCGCCGCCCTTGGCATGGCCGAAGCCGTCGCATCGGTTTTGCCCAAGGGGACGTTCGTTAATTGCAAGTGGCCTAACGACGTGCTTGTCGAGGGGCGCAAGGTTTCGGGGATCTTGCTGGAATCCCAAACCGTTCCCTTGGGCGGTATGGATTGGTTGATTATCGGGGCGGGGCTGAATATTGCCAGTTTCCCCGAAGATGTGGAATTTCCGGCAACCTCTCTGCTCCGCGAAAGGGCCAAGAACGTAACAGTTGAAATGATGCTTGAAACCTTCTGTTTGCGTTTTTTGGCCGGTTATGTGACCTGGAAAAAACTTGGTTTTCAGCCAACCAGAAAAGCGTGGTTGCGCCGCGCCGCCTGGTTTGGCAAGGAAATTACCGTACGTCTTGAAAAAGAAACCCTGATAGGGGAGTTTAAGGCCCTTGATCGTGATGGGGCGTTAATCCTGTTGCACAATGGCGACGAGCGGCGTATCACCGCTGGTGATATCTTCGTTTAG
- the nuoN gene encoding NADH-quinone oxidoreductase subunit NuoN codes for MNEIPNMVPALPEIFVAVIGMALLMLGVFQKAGDAAAEVKTARLVSRLGMITLVLAMMLVATVAGSTFNTFSGMFVSDPFAVYFKVLVLFASALTLAISHNYMENQGIARFEYTVLIVFATLGMMIMISANNLMSLYLGLEMQSLSLYVIATFNRDDERSTEAGLKYFVLGAVASGMLLYGSSLVYGFSGTTDFQILGNMFATEHGPDASIGMIVGIVFILAGLSFKVSAVPFHMWTPDVYEGAPTPVTAFFSVGPKIAAIALFIRVMVGPFGDLVQHWQQIIVLISVASMLLGAFAAINQTNIKRMMAYSSIGHVGYALIGLVVANEAGVRGIMIYMAVYLFMNMGAFACILTMRRAGRMVENISDLSGLSKTHPMVAAALAIFMFSMAGIPPLAGFFSKLYIFFAAVESGFFALAIIGVMSSVVGAFYYLRIIKVVYFDPPDESLDTPIDRNLGYVIFGTAMIVVLFFAFPGIIIDGASAAAAALFAK; via the coding sequence ATGAATGAAATTCCAAACATGGTCCCGGCGCTTCCCGAAATTTTCGTGGCCGTTATCGGAATGGCCTTGTTGATGCTTGGCGTTTTTCAAAAGGCTGGTGACGCCGCCGCCGAAGTGAAAACGGCGCGTCTGGTTTCCCGGCTTGGCATGATTACGCTGGTGTTGGCGATGATGCTTGTCGCCACCGTTGCCGGCAGCACGTTCAATACCTTTAGCGGCATGTTTGTCAGCGATCCGTTTGCGGTTTATTTTAAAGTCCTGGTCCTGTTCGCCTCGGCCCTGACCCTGGCGATTTCACACAACTACATGGAGAATCAGGGCATCGCCCGTTTTGAGTACACGGTCCTTATTGTCTTCGCGACCCTTGGCATGATGATCATGATCTCGGCGAACAACTTGATGTCGCTGTATCTGGGGCTGGAAATGCAGTCCCTGTCCCTGTACGTGATAGCCACCTTTAACCGGGATGATGAACGCTCTACAGAAGCCGGTCTTAAATACTTTGTCCTCGGCGCTGTGGCGTCCGGCATGTTGCTGTATGGCTCATCACTGGTTTACGGGTTTTCAGGAACCACGGATTTTCAAATTCTCGGCAACATGTTCGCCACCGAGCACGGCCCCGATGCCTCCATTGGTATGATCGTCGGCATTGTCTTTATTCTTGCCGGATTGTCGTTCAAGGTTTCCGCCGTACCCTTCCACATGTGGACACCCGATGTTTATGAGGGCGCACCGACACCTGTGACGGCGTTCTTCTCCGTCGGCCCCAAGATCGCCGCTATCGCACTTTTCATTCGTGTCATGGTTGGCCCGTTTGGGGATCTGGTGCAGCATTGGCAGCAGATCATCGTCTTGATTTCCGTCGCCTCCATGCTGCTTGGCGCCTTCGCCGCCATTAACCAAACCAACATCAAACGGATGATGGCCTATAGCTCCATTGGTCATGTGGGTTACGCCCTGATCGGCCTTGTCGTCGCCAACGAGGCGGGTGTTCGTGGCATTATGATCTATATGGCGGTTTATCTGTTTATGAATATGGGTGCCTTCGCTTGCATTCTGACGATGCGCCGGGCTGGCCGGATGGTTGAAAATATCAGTGATCTTTCCGGGCTATCAAAAACCCATCCCATGGTTGCTGCTGCTCTTGCCATCTTTATGTTCTCCATGGCCGGTATCCCGCCGTTGGCTGGCTTTTTCTCCAAGCTTTATATTTTCTTTGCCGCGGTAGAGTCCGGTTTCTTCGCGCTGGCGATCATCGGTGTGATGAGCAGTGTGGTCGGCGCTTTTTATTATTTGCGCATTATCAAGGTTGTTTATTTTGACCCGCCTGATGAATCCCTTGATACCCCCATTGACCGTAATCTGGGGTATGTAATTTTCGGCACGGCGATGATTGTTGTTCTGTTCTTTGCCTTCCCCGGCATTATTATTGATGGAGCTTCCGCCGCTGCCGCTGCCTTGTTTGCGAAATGA
- a CDS encoding NADH-quinone oxidoreductase subunit M: MNYFPILSLLIFAPLAGALFILAIRGDDQQVINRNARNVALWVSTLVFLLSLLLWAGFDSTTADFQFVEQWNWMPTFNIAYHVGVDGISVLFVLLTTLLTPICILASWESIQERVKEYMIAFLVLETMMVGMFVALDIFVFYIFFEAVLLPMFLIIGVWGGPRRVYAAFKLFLYTLLGSVLMLVAVLAMYVDAGTADIPTLLTHDFPATMQTWLWLAFFASFAVKMPMWPVHTWLPDAHVEAPTAGSVILAGVLLKFGGYGFLRFSLPMFPLATMDFTPLIYTLSIIAVIYTSLVALAQEDMKKLIAYSSVAHMGFVTIGTFTQTVQGVEGAIYQMLSHGIVSAALFLIVGVVYDRIHSREIDMYGGLVHRMPAYALAFMVFMLASVGLPGTGGFVGEFLVLLGAFQVNPWVAALASTGVILGAVYMLYLYRRIIFGQLTKEHLMKITDLSKREIMIFAPLGVLVLWMGVYPSSFLDIMHVSVNNLIDRVETAQAASQALLAGR, from the coding sequence ATGAATTATTTCCCCATCCTTTCATTACTGATTTTCGCCCCCCTGGCGGGTGCGCTGTTCATCCTCGCCATCCGCGGCGATGATCAACAGGTCATTAACCGCAATGCCCGCAACGTTGCCCTGTGGGTTTCTACTCTGGTGTTCCTGCTGTCCCTGTTGTTGTGGGCGGGTTTTGATAGCACCACGGCGGATTTCCAGTTCGTCGAGCAATGGAACTGGATGCCCACCTTCAATATTGCCTACCATGTCGGCGTTGACGGTATTTCGGTGCTGTTCGTGCTGCTGACAACATTGTTGACGCCGATTTGTATCCTTGCCAGTTGGGAATCGATTCAGGAGCGGGTCAAGGAATACATGATCGCCTTCCTGGTTCTGGAAACCATGATGGTCGGTATGTTCGTGGCCCTTGATATTTTCGTCTTCTATATTTTCTTTGAAGCAGTTTTGTTGCCGATGTTCCTGATTATTGGTGTCTGGGGCGGGCCCCGGCGCGTTTACGCGGCGTTCAAATTGTTTCTGTACACCTTGCTTGGTTCTGTCCTGATGCTGGTGGCCGTTTTGGCTATGTATGTGGACGCCGGAACCGCCGATATCCCGACGCTGCTGACACACGATTTCCCGGCGACCATGCAAACGTGGCTGTGGCTGGCTTTCTTTGCCTCCTTTGCCGTCAAAATGCCCATGTGGCCGGTTCATACGTGGCTTCCTGACGCCCACGTTGAAGCGCCGACGGCCGGTTCGGTTATTCTTGCCGGTGTGTTGCTAAAATTTGGCGGTTACGGGTTCCTGCGTTTCTCATTGCCGATGTTCCCGTTGGCGACCATGGATTTCACGCCACTTATTTATACCCTTAGCATCATTGCCGTGATCTATACCTCGCTTGTCGCCCTGGCCCAGGAAGACATGAAAAAGCTGATCGCCTATTCATCCGTCGCCCATATGGGATTTGTCACCATCGGCACCTTTACCCAGACAGTGCAGGGGGTCGAGGGTGCGATCTATCAGATGCTTAGCCACGGTATTGTTTCGGCGGCCCTGTTCCTGATCGTCGGGGTCGTCTATGACCGCATCCATTCGCGCGAAATTGACATGTATGGTGGCCTTGTTCACCGAATGCCGGCCTATGCGCTGGCCTTTATGGTGTTCATGCTGGCATCGGTAGGCTTGCCCGGAACCGGCGGATTTGTCGGCGAATTTCTGGTCCTGCTAGGCGCTTTTCAGGTCAATCCCTGGGTCGCCGCACTGGCGTCAACCGGTGTAATTCTGGGCGCGGTTTATATGCTGTATCTGTACAGGCGCATTATATTTGGTCAATTGACCAAAGAGCACCTGATGAAAATCACCGACTTAAGCAAGCGCGAGATCATGATTTTTGCGCCCCTTGGAGTGCTGGTTCTGTGGATGGGGGTTTATCCGTCCTCGTTCCTGGATATCATGCATGTCTCGGTAAACAATCTGATCGACAGGGTCGAGACCGCGCAAGCGGCTTCACAGGCCTTGCTGGCCGGGAGATAA
- the nuoL gene encoding NADH-quinone oxidoreductase subunit L, protein MITTAIFLPLIAAIIAGAMAFANTGNDKAKKARLDKMAQYVTCGGLLLSAVLAIVIFKDVALGGNSQTVQLFSWIESGTLNVSWALRVDSLTAVMMIVVTVVSAMVHVYSIGYMSHDPDVPRFMAYLSLFTFFMLMLVTADNLVQMFFGWEGVGLSSYLLIGFWYNKPSANAAAIKAFVVNRVGDFGFALGIFTVYMMFDSVNFDEIFTAAPMKANDTISVFGGQFHGLTVACLLLFVGAMGKSAQLGLHTWLPDAMEGPTPVSALIHAATMVTAGVFMVARLSPLFEYSEVALTVVTIVGASTCIFAATVACTQTDIKRVIAYSTCSQLGYMFFACGVSAYSAGIFHLMTHGFFKALLFLGAGSVIHAMSDEQDMRKMGGIRKMIPVTYALMWVGSLALAGIWPFAGFYSKDIILEAAWGAHTAAGGYAFWMGILAAFLTAFYSWRVILMTFHGKSRADEIVLAHVHESPKVMLVPLIVLAAGALFAGYIGYENFVGQKVAEFWGSSILVLDSHQALEAAHHAPFWVKYLPLGVGAAGIGLAYVLYMWKPAIPALIVGQIRPLYTFVHNKWYFDEAYDFLFVRPAFYIGRNLWKTGDGALIDGLGPDGISAVTLNLAKRVARLQTGYLYHYAFAMLGGIIVLITMYLLLGG, encoded by the coding sequence ATGATTACCACAGCCATTTTCCTGCCGCTTATTGCCGCCATCATTGCCGGGGCCATGGCCTTTGCCAACACCGGAAATGACAAGGCAAAGAAAGCCCGCCTGGATAAAATGGCCCAGTACGTCACCTGTGGCGGCCTGCTTCTTTCAGCCGTTCTCGCCATTGTCATTTTCAAGGATGTTGCCCTTGGCGGAAATTCCCAGACAGTGCAGCTGTTCAGCTGGATTGAGTCAGGCACACTCAACGTTTCCTGGGCCTTGCGAGTCGATAGCCTGACGGCGGTTATGATGATCGTCGTTACCGTGGTTTCGGCCATGGTTCATGTCTATTCCATCGGATACATGTCCCATGATCCGGACGTGCCGCGCTTTATGGCTTACCTGAGCCTGTTCACCTTCTTCATGTTGATGCTGGTGACGGCGGATAATCTGGTGCAGATGTTCTTCGGTTGGGAAGGGGTTGGTCTGTCCTCCTACTTGCTGATCGGATTCTGGTACAACAAGCCCTCGGCCAACGCCGCCGCGATCAAGGCCTTTGTCGTCAACCGGGTTGGTGATTTTGGATTTGCGCTGGGTATTTTCACCGTCTACATGATGTTTGATTCGGTTAACTTCGACGAAATCTTTACCGCCGCCCCCATGAAGGCCAACGATACCATCAGCGTCTTCGGTGGTCAGTTCCACGGCCTGACTGTCGCCTGTCTGCTGTTGTTCGTAGGCGCCATGGGTAAATCGGCTCAGTTGGGATTGCACACCTGGCTTCCTGACGCCATGGAAGGCCCAACCCCGGTTTCAGCCCTGATCCACGCCGCCACCATGGTCACCGCTGGTGTCTTCATGGTGGCCAGACTTTCACCGTTGTTTGAATATTCCGAAGTGGCTTTGACGGTTGTTACCATTGTCGGCGCATCGACCTGTATTTTCGCCGCCACCGTCGCCTGCACCCAAACCGATATCAAACGGGTGATTGCGTATTCGACCTGCTCCCAGCTTGGTTACATGTTCTTCGCTTGTGGTGTTTCGGCATATTCCGCCGGTATCTTCCATTTAATGACTCATGGTTTTTTCAAGGCGCTGTTGTTCCTGGGCGCCGGTTCGGTCATTCACGCCATGTCTGACGAGCAGGACATGCGCAAGATGGGCGGCATCCGTAAAATGATCCCGGTCACCTACGCCCTGATGTGGGTCGGTTCGCTGGCCCTGGCCGGTATCTGGCCGTTTGCCGGTTTCTATTCCAAGGACATCATTCTGGAAGCCGCATGGGGGGCTCATACGGCAGCCGGTGGCTACGCTTTCTGGATGGGCATTCTGGCTGCTTTCCTGACCGCCTTCTATTCATGGCGTGTAATTCTGATGACTTTCCATGGAAAATCCAGGGCCGATGAAATCGTCCTGGCCCATGTTCATGAAAGCCCGAAGGTGATGTTGGTGCCGCTGATCGTGCTGGCGGCAGGGGCCTTGTTTGCCGGTTACATTGGTTACGAGAACTTCGTCGGCCAAAAAGTAGCTGAATTCTGGGGCAGTTCGATTTTGGTTCTCGATAGCCATCAGGCCCTTGAGGCAGCTCACCACGCACCGTTCTGGGTCAAGTATCTTCCCCTGGGCGTCGGCGCTGCAGGTATTGGCCTGGCTTATGTCCTGTACATGTGGAAACCAGCTATTCCTGCACTCATTGTCGGTCAAATCCGGCCGCTTTATACCTTCGTTCATAACAAATGGTACTTCGACGAAGCCTATGACTTCCTGTTTGTTAGACCGGCATTCTATATTGGTCGTAACCTGTGGAAGACCGGCGACGGGGCGCTTATTGACGGGCTTGGTCCAGACGGTATTTCGGCCGTTACCCTGAACCTTGCCAAGCGGGTGGCGCGTTTGCAGACCGGATATCTGTACCACTACGCTTTCGCCATGCTGGGCGGCATTATCGTTTTGATCACCATGTATTTGTTGCTGGGTGGGTAA
- the nuoK gene encoding NADH-quinone oxidoreductase subunit NuoK — MFEIGLSHYLIVAAILFSLGIFGIFMNRKNVIVILMSVELMLLAVNINFVAFSVELGDLVGQVFAMFVLTVAAAEAAIGLAIMVVFFRNRGTIAVEDVNVMKG; from the coding sequence ATGTTTGAGATCGGTCTTTCCCATTACCTGATCGTTGCCGCCATTTTGTTCTCGCTGGGTATCTTCGGTATTTTCATGAATCGCAAGAACGTCATCGTCATTCTGATGTCCGTAGAATTGATGCTGCTGGCAGTGAATATCAATTTTGTCGCGTTCTCTGTAGAGCTGGGCGATCTGGTTGGTCAGGTGTTTGCCATGTTTGTGTTAACTGTCGCCGCCGCCGAAGCAGCGATTGGGCTTGCTATTATGGTCGTCTTTTTCCGAAATCGCGGCACCATTGCCGTCGAAGATGTCAACGTGATGAAGGGGTAG
- a CDS encoding NADH-quinone oxidoreductase subunit J, protein MIIQGLTFYMFAFIAIAAGVMVVSAKNPVHSVLFLILAFFNSAGLFVLMGAEFLAMLLVVVYVGAVAVLFMFVVMMLDINFVELRQGFLKYLPMGVVAALVLVVELIAVVGGWHLTPEALKTSASPIPENITNTHALGAILYTDYIFLFQAAGMVLLIAMIGAIVLTHRKRSGVKKQRIADQVARRPEDTLEIHEVESGRGI, encoded by the coding sequence ATGATTATTCAGGGGCTGACATTTTATATGTTTGCGTTCATCGCCATTGCCGCCGGTGTGATGGTGGTCAGTGCGAAGAATCCCGTGCACTCCGTGCTGTTCCTGATTTTGGCCTTCTTTAATTCGGCTGGTCTGTTCGTGCTGATGGGTGCTGAATTCCTGGCCATGCTGCTGGTCGTGGTTTATGTCGGCGCGGTTGCGGTGCTGTTCATGTTCGTTGTTATGATGCTCGACATTAACTTCGTCGAATTGCGTCAGGGATTCTTAAAATACCTGCCTATGGGCGTGGTGGCAGCGCTTGTTCTGGTTGTTGAATTGATTGCCGTTGTTGGCGGCTGGCATCTGACACCGGAAGCGCTAAAAACGTCCGCCTCGCCGATCCCTGAAAACATCACCAACACCCACGCCCTGGGCGCTATCCTTTATACGGATTACATCTTCCTGTTCCAGGCAGCCGGCATGGTGCTGCTGATCGCCATGATCGGCGCCATTGTGTTGACCCACCGCAAACGTTCCGGTGTGAAAAAGCAACGCATTGCTGATCAGGTGGCGCGCCGTCCGGAAGACACCCTGGAAATTCACGAAGTTGAGTCGGGGAGGGGCATCTGA
- the nuoI gene encoding NADH-quinone oxidoreductase subunit NuoI — translation MSFIYRGIKTFLLAELVSGLSLTLRYMFRPKVTLNYPYEKGYLSPRFRGEHALRRYANGEERCISCKLCEAICPAQAITIEGDVRSDGSRRTTRYDIDMTKCIYCGFCEEACPVDAIVEGPNFEYSTETREELMYDKAKLLANGERWETEIAERLSADAPYR, via the coding sequence ATGAGTTTTATTTATCGCGGTATTAAAACCTTCCTGCTGGCGGAACTGGTTAGTGGCCTGTCGCTGACCCTGCGCTATATGTTCCGGCCAAAAGTGACGCTGAATTACCCGTATGAAAAAGGCTACCTTAGCCCGCGTTTCAGGGGTGAACATGCGCTCAGACGCTATGCAAATGGCGAGGAACGCTGCATTTCGTGCAAGCTGTGCGAAGCCATTTGCCCGGCCCAGGCGATCACCATCGAAGGCGATGTGCGAAGCGACGGATCACGTCGCACGACCCGCTACGATATCGATATGACAAAATGCATCTACTGCGGTTTTTGCGAGGAAGCCTGCCCGGTTGATGCCATTGTCGAAGGACCGAATTTTGAGTATTCCACGGAAACCCGTGAAGAGTTGATGTATGACAAAGCCAAATTACTCGCCAACGGCGAGCGTTGGGAAACTGAAATTGCCGAGCGTTTGTCGGCAGATGCGCCGTATCGTTGA
- the nuoH gene encoding NADH-quinone oxidoreductase subunit NuoH, producing the protein MVEFFFSYIWPVLWIVIKIVTIVMPVLIGVAYLTYVERKVIGAMQLRRGPNVVGPFGLLQPMADGLKLFLKETIVPSGANPVVFLLAPMVTFILALFAWSVIPFDQGMVLANINVGILFLFAVSSLGVYGVLMAGWASNSKYAFLGALRSAAQMVSYEISMGFVIVTVLMCVGSLNLTDIVMAQKNVWFIVPLFPMAVIFLISILAETNRHPFDLPEAEAELVAGFNVEYSAMAFALFFLGEYANMILMSALMAILFLGGWLPPLDIAPFNLIPGPLWLAAKIAFVLFFFLWVRAAFPRYRYDQLMRLGWKVFLPISLAAVIIVAGVLVAFDLAPVSG; encoded by the coding sequence ATGGTTGAATTCTTTTTTTCATATATCTGGCCGGTGTTGTGGATCGTCATCAAGATTGTCACCATTGTGATGCCCGTTTTGATCGGCGTTGCCTACCTTACTTACGTGGAGCGCAAGGTTATTGGCGCCATGCAATTGCGCCGTGGTCCCAATGTGGTCGGACCGTTTGGCCTTCTGCAACCGATGGCTGATGGCCTGAAACTGTTCCTCAAGGAAACCATTGTTCCTTCCGGGGCCAACCCGGTGGTGTTCCTGCTGGCGCCGATGGTGACCTTTATTCTGGCGCTGTTCGCATGGTCGGTCATTCCCTTTGATCAGGGGATGGTTTTGGCCAATATCAACGTCGGTATATTGTTCTTGTTTGCGGTGTCTTCGCTCGGCGTTTACGGCGTTTTGATGGCCGGTTGGGCTTCCAATTCCAAGTATGCGTTTTTGGGTGCGCTTCGTTCGGCCGCCCAAATGGTGTCCTATGAAATTTCTATGGGCTTCGTCATCGTGACCGTGTTGATGTGTGTTGGATCTCTTAATCTGACCGATATCGTCATGGCCCAGAAGAACGTCTGGTTTATTGTGCCGCTGTTCCCGATGGCCGTTATCTTCCTGATTTCGATTTTGGCCGAAACCAACCGCCACCCGTTTGATCTTCCTGAAGCGGAAGCCGAATTGGTCGCCGGTTTCAACGTTGAATATTCGGCGATGGCCTTTGCGCTGTTCTTCCTTGGTGAATACGCCAACATGATACTGATGTCCGCCCTGATGGCGATCCTGTTCCTGGGTGGCTGGCTGCCGCCGCTGGACATCGCACCGTTTAATTTAATCCCGGGGCCCTTGTGGCTGGCGGCGAAGATCGCCTTCGTGTTGTTCTTCTTCTTGTGGGTGCGCGCCGCGTTCCCGCGTTATCGTTACGACCAACTGATGCGCCTTGGCTGGAAAGTTTTTCTGCCGATTTCATTAGCCGCCGTCATCATCGTCGCTGGCGTGCTGGTCGCTTTTGATCTTGCACCGGTATCAGGATAA